Below is a genomic region from Halobacterium sp. CBA1132.
GACAGATTCTTGTGGGTGCGACGGACGTCCGACGTCAGGCTTCGCTGGGACGCGGGCAGTCGTAGGTGTCCCGAACGGTGTCTGCCAGCACCGAGTCCTTGTGGGCAACGAGATAGACGATGACGAAGTCGTGTTCGAGCGGCCGGAAGACGAACACCTCGTGCTCGTCGTCCGCGTCCTCGTCGAGGCGGTCGACGAGCGGTTCCAGCGGGAGCGCTCCCGTCCGAATCTCCTCGAAGACGTCGCGCTCTCCGGGCTGTTGGGCGAACGCGTACACCGCGCCGTTCGGTTCGCCGTCCGCGCTGAACGTCGGGCGGCCCTGCACGCCGTCGCCCTCCTGTCGGGCTTGCTCCATCGTTTCGAGCGCGGCCTCGAACAGGCCCGTGACGGCGTCGGCGTACGTGAACAGCGTGCGCTTGCGGACGTCGAGGGCGGCGAAGCGCGCGTCACCGTCGCTCCACGTCAGCGTCGCGTCGACGAGGTAGCCCGGCCGGAGCGCGTCGACTGCGTCGGCGAGGTCGTCGTAGCCGTCGGCGGCCACGCGGACTGGCTCGTAGTCGGCCCGGTCGAGCAACAGGAGGTCGTCGGCGTGCTCGGGGGCGGCGCCGAGCACGCGGAACGTGCTCTCCGTCGTACTCTCCATGCGCCGAGATTGCGCGCGAGAAGGATAAGGCCGTCCGTCTGTGCGTCCGACAGTTCCCGTCGAGTCCTCGGTCAGTCCGCGGAGACGCGGCCGGCGTCGTCGCTGCTGTCCGCGCAGCGGCGCTCGATGTCGACGACGCGGAGGTCGCCGTCGAGCGTGACGTCCATCGCTTCGTCGTCCAGTGCAATCGTCACCGAGACTCGCGTCGGGTCCGCCTCGTACGTCGTCGACGCGTCGGTCACGCACCACGGGAGCGTCCAGTGCTTGCGGGTGTCCAGTTCGACGCCGTGGTCGGCGTGGAACGCCACGACGCTGGAGTTGTCCAGCAGCGACAGCCCGACCGGCGAGGAGATGGTGTGCTGGCACTGCCCGCACGTGTGGTCGACGCTCACGTCCAGTCCGAGCACGCCCTCCTCGTCGGGGACGATGTCGGTGTCCACGCGGCCGCCGCACTCCGGGCAGACGCCGTCCGCGGCCAGACAGTGCAGGTGGCGCACGCGCTGGTCGAACGCCGCCTCGATCTCGGTCGTCGAGCGGTCGCGCAGCCCGCCCGGCGGGAACGCGTACCGACCGTAGACGCTCTCGCAGTCCGCACACCGGACGGTGAGGCGCTCGTCGGCGTACGCGGCTTCGAGGCTGCCGCCGCAGTCGAAGCACTCGCCGGTCACGGGGAACTCCAGTTCGACTCGCTCGGTGAACGTCCCCGCGAGGATGGCGCGGACGACTTTCTCGCCGGCGTACTGGAACTCGTAGCCACCTTCGACCTGCCGCACGAAGTGGTCGGTGAGTTTCGAGAGGTGGTAGTTGAACTGCGCGCTGTCACTCATCCCGACGCGCTTGCGGAGGTCCGAGAACGCGACCGGCTGGTCGGGCGCCAGCCACAGCTCTTGGAGGATAGTGATTCGGGTCTCGTTGCCCAACAACGCGAACGCCTCGGCGGGCGGCAGACTGTCGTCGAGGCTGCCGTCCGGGTCGAGGGGCGCGCCGTCGAGGGGGGTGTCGGAGCCGCTCATACGCCCGCGTACGGCGACACGAGTGATAAGCCCTCGCAAAAACCCAGTTACGTGACTCAGGCGAGGGGCGTCGCCAGCACCACGGCGGCCGCCGTCGCGAACACGCCGAGGGCGAACAGGCCGACGTTCCAGACGGTGCTGTCGGCGGGCGTCAACCCCAGCGAGTAGCGCTTGCCCGACACCGGCCACAGCGCCGCGACGCCCATCGGCGTGAGCGCGTCCGCCAGCAGGTGCGCGAGAATCGCGAGCGCCGCCGCGGCGCCCGCACCCACGGTGAGTTCGACTGCTCGCTCGGACGCAATCCCCAGTCCCGTGGGGCCGGTGAGCACCCACGCCGCGCCGCCGACGACGACACCGACGACGCCCGCGAACAGCAGCGTGTGCGTGACGCCGCGGTGCGAAATCAGTGGAACGTCGTGGTCGGCGTCGGGCAGCGGCGTCAACGCGAGCACGAGCGCCAGCCCCGCTGCGGCCGCGACGACGCGACCGAGCGAACCCAAGACGTACAGCACTGGCGCGTACGCGAGTAGCGCGACGCCGTAGTGGCCACTCCGGTACACACCCACCCCTCGGTCCCGAGCAAGTAGAACGTTCCGGGAGTCAGGGCCGCCGCACGAGCAACACCGCGCCGACGACGAACGCCAACACGTACGCGGGGTGGCCCTGCGCGTACGCCACTGCTTCCGGCAGCGCCGCGCTCACGTCTCCCGTCGCGACGGCGGTGTCGAGCGACTGGTCGGGCGCCTGCGCCCACAGCGCGAAGTGCGCTATCGCCGCCACGCCGAACGCCACGCCGATCAACTGGTAGGCCCGGTCCGCCAGCGCGTCCCCGAACGTATCCGTGAGTCCCATACGCGAGTGGTGGCGCCGACAGTAGAAAAACCGTCCGCAGTCGTGCGACTCGCTGCTCGAAGTTTGGGTGCGTTTGGACGCACAGCCGTCGCTACGTAGTGTGGCGTCTCAAAGAAGTGGAAACGTCAGCCGTCACTGAAAGCGACGGCGGATAGGACTTAGTTGCGGACGAGGTTCGTCGCGCGCGGGCCCTTGGGGGACGATTCGATGTCGAACTCGACTTCCTGACCCTCTTCGAGGTCCGGACCGCCGACGTCCTCCATGTGGAAGAACACGTCCTCGTCGTCGTCCACGTCGTCGCTGTCAGTCGAAATGAAACCGTAGCCGCCAGTGTCGTTGAAGAAGTCAACCTTGCCTTCTGCCATTACAATACATCGTAGGGCCGCTTCGGGGATAACGCTTCCGAGAGTCGAGTTACCACGGACCTCGTGGGTTGTGCGGCCCCACTCGACTACTGTTAAGGGCATCCAGCAGCGAGCTACCGGCATGTCAGCGTTCGAAGCGCGCACCCGGCGTTGCCAGCAGCGACTCCGGGAGCGCGACGCCAGCGGCGCCGTCCTGTTCCCGAGTCCGAACTGCTACTACCTCGCCGGCTTCCGCGAGGAGCCGGGCGAGCGCCACCTCTTCCTGTTTGTGCCCGCGGACGGCGACCCGGCGTTCGTCGCGCCCGAGCTGTACGACGAACAGCTCCGCGAGGCGACGTGGGTCGCTGATGTTCGGACGTGGGCGGACGGCGAGGATCCGACCGAGTTGGTCGCCGAGACCGCCAGCGACCTCGGGATGACCGACGGCGAACTGCTCGTGGACCCGACGATGTGGGCGCGGTTCACGCAGGACCTCCGCGCGGCGCTCCCGGACGCGACGTGGGGGCTCGCGGACGACGTGCTCGCGCCGCTGCGCGTGCGGAAAGACGACGCCGAGTTGGACGCGCTCGGTCGCGCAGCCGACGCCGCGGACGCCGCGATTCAGGACGTCCGCAACCTCGGCGCGGATGCGGTCGGGATGACCGAGCGCGACCTCGCGGCGTTCGTGGAGGACCGTCTCGCCGCGCACGGCGGCGACGGCACGTCGTTCGAGACAATCGTCGGGAGCGGCCCGAACGGCGCGAAACCTCACCACCACCGCTCCGAGCGCGAGATTCGCCGCGGCGACCCCGTGGTGTTGGACTTCGGGACGCGCGTCGACGGCTACCCGAGCGACCAGACGCGCACGGTCGTGTTCGCGGGTGACCCCCCGGAGGAGTTCGAGCGCGTCCACGACGTCGTCCGCGAAGCACAGCAGGCCGCGGTCGACGCGGTCGAACCGGGCGTCCCCGCCGAGGACGTGGACGCCGCCGCGCGCGAGGTCATCGAGAACGCCGGCTACGGCGACCAGTTCGTCCACCGCACGGGCCACGGCGTCGGCCTCGACGTCCACGAGGAGCCGTACATCGTCGACGGCAACGACCGCCCGCTGGAGGCGGGCATGGTGTTCTCTGTCGAGCCGGGTGTCTACCTCGACGGCGAGTTCGGCGTGCGCATCGAGGACCTCGTCGCGGTCACCGACGACGGCTGCCGGCGCCTCAACGACACGCCGCGGGGCTGGCGGCCGTAGCCCGGCGGCGAATCCTCAGTCTGCGGGAGCCGGCCCGACTCCGGCGGTGTTTCGTTCCGAAATGGTTGCGCTTTTGTCCGCGCCACTCCGACCACGACGTAGTCGTGGTCCCGAACCCGTTCAGTCGACTCCTCCGCGAAATCGGGCTGGCGCTGGCGCGACTCGGACTCGTCTCCGAGGAGCGCGCGCTCCGCACGTCGGAACTGGCGTGGCCGCGCATCGTCACCGGCGTCGCGCGCATGTCCAAGAGCGCCGCCGACGTCGCGATGGTCGGCGTCGCTCTCGGCAGTTCCGCCATCGCCGGCGTCGGGTTCGCGGGGCCGTTCTGGGGCGCCGCGTTCAGCCTCGGTGGCGGCCTCGCGGCCGGAACCATCGCGCTCGTCTCCCAGCGGTTCAGCGCCGAAGCCTACGACGAACTCGGGCAGGCCATCCGGTCGAGCGCGCTGCTGGTGTTCGCGACGACGCTCCCCGTGGCGGCGCTGTTCTACCTGTTCCCCGTCGAACTCATCGACCTGCTGACCGACGACCCGGTCGCCGTCGCGTACGGCGCCGACTACCTCCGCGTGCTCGCGTTCGGCGTGCCGTTCGCCGGCCTCAACCTCGTCGGTAGTCGCGCGCTCATCGGCGCCGACGACTCGTGGACCGCGATGGTGTTGCGCGCGGGCGGCGCCGTCGTCAACATCGGGCTGAACGCGGTGTTCATCTTCGCGCTCGGGTGGGGCGTCGCGGGCGCCGCGCTCGGCACCGTCGTCAGCAACGTGGTCATCGTCGCGGCGTTCGTCGTCGGCATCACCCGGGGCCGCCTCCCGCTCGTCGGCGCGTTCCCCGTCACCGTCTCGCCGTTCGGCGGCTACTGGGACCGCGAGACGTGTCGCGACGTCGTCAGCATCGGCCTGCCCGTCGTCGGCCGGAACTCCGTCTGGACGGGCGCGCGCTTCCCGCTGCTCGCGTTCGTCGGCATGCTCGGCTCCGAAGTGGTCGCGGCGTACGTCGTCACGCGACGCATCTGGGGCATCATGAACGCGCCCGGCTGGGGATTCGGGCTCGCGGCGTCCAGCCTCGTCGGTCAAGAACTCGGCCACGGTGACGAGTCCACCGCGGAAGCCTACGGCCGCGAAATCGTCCTGTTCTCGGTCGCCACGTACGCGCTGTTCGCCGCGCTCGTGGCGGTCTTCGCGCGCGACATCGTCGTGCTGTTCGTCGAGGACCCCAGCTCTGCGAGCGTCCACATCGCCGTCGGAATGGTGTACGCGGCCGCGCTCGCCATCATCCCGCAGGGTGTCACCGCGGCCGTCGCGGGCGCGCTTGACGCGACGGGCGACACCCGGTGGCCGTTCTACAGCAAGGCGTTGGGGATGTTCGGGCTCGCCATCCCGCTGGTCTACCTCGGCGCCACCACGTCGCTGGGCCTCTGGGGCATCTACCTCGCGTTCTTCGCGGAGACGCTCACGCCCGCGTTCATCAACTACTACCGCTTCGCGACCGGGAAGTGGAAGGCGATTAGTCGCGGGTATCGGCCGGAAGCCGCGACCGACGACTGAGAAGAAAGCCGTGGGGGGGAGTTGAACCCCCGACCGGTCGATTACAAATCGACTGCTCTGGCCACTGAGCTACCACGGCGCGCGTCGCCACCTCAACGTACAGCCAACGACGAAATAACCCCTTTGATACCCGCCGGCTTCGCCGCCCGACTCCGTGACGGCGCGCGTGGCCCGCCGCGACCGGCGACGAGCTTTTTGTGTGTGCCGGGCGACCGTCCCGATGATGCACTGGAGTGGTCGCGCGTGAGTCTGTCCGTGTCCAGCCCGGCGTTCGACGACGGCGCCCGGATTCCCGAGAAGTACGGCCACGACGCCGCGAACGTCAACCCGCCGCTGTCGGTGGCGGGCGTCCCCGACGACGCGGAGTCGCTGGCGCTCGTCGTGGACGACCCGGACGCCCGCGAGCCGGCGGGGAAGGTCTGGGACCACTGGACGGTGTGGAACGTCCCGCCGAGCGTCGATGAAATCCCCGAGAACTGGGATGCGAGCGCCGACGGCGCCACCGAGGGGACGAACGACTTCGACGAGCGCGGGTACGGCGGGCCGGCGCCGCCGGACCGCGAACACACGTATCAGTTCAAGCTGTACGCGCTCGACACGGAACTCGACCTGCCCGAGTCGGCGGGCCGCGAGGACGTCGAAGCCGCAGTCGAGGGCCACGTCCTCGACGACGCGCTCCTCGAAGGGACGTACGCGCCCTGACGCGCGAGCGCCCGCGAAGAGTACGGCATTTACGCGAGCGCCGCCTTTTCGGGATATGGTCGCGCCGCTCGCCGTCGACATCGACGGCACGCTGAGTCGCCCGGACCGGTCCATCGACAGCCGCGTGCTGGACGTGCTTCGGGAGTGGGACGCGCCGGTCGTGATTGCGACCGGGAAGGCGCTGCCGTACCCGGTCGCGCTCTGCCAGTTCGTCGGCGTCGCGGAGCGCGTCATCGCGGAGAACGGCGGCGTCGCGTACGTCGACGACGAACTGTTCTACTTCGGTGACAGGGACGCCGCCGCGGACGTGCGCGAGGCGTTCGCGGACGCGGGCTTCGACCTCGGCTGGGGGGAGTCGGACCTCGTGAACCGCTGGCGGGAGACCGAACTCGCGGTCAACCGCGAGCGTCCGCTGGACGTGCTCACCGACCTCGCCGACGAGCACGGCCTGAGCGTCGTGGACACGGGGTTCGCGTACCACGTGAAGGCCACCGAACCGAGCAAGGGCGACGCGCTGAACGTGGTCGCCGAGGAACTCGGCTACGAACCGGGGGACTTCGCCGCAGTCGGCGACTCCGCGAACGACGTGGAACTGTTCGAAGCGGCGGGCGAGTCGTACGCCGTGGCGAACGCCGACGACGCCGCCCGCAGCGCCGCCGGGGTGGTGCTCGACGAGTCCTACGCCGACGGCTTCCTCGCGGCGACGCGGCGCATCCGCGGCGAGTAGCGAGTCGGGGAATTTAGTGGCGCCGCGCGAACCACCGCACATGGACTTGGCAGCGCGCCTCGCCGACGCGCCGTCGCCGACGATGACGCTGCTTCCCGACGGGAGCGTCGACCGCCGGTACGGTGTGCTCGACCGCGAGAACGCCCCCGCGAGCCGTGAGGCGTTCGTCGAGCAGTTGTCGGGCGGCCAGCGGTCGTTCGTCACGGAGCACCGTGGCGTCGAACCCGGCGGGCAGGCGGTCAACGCCGCGATACAGGCCCGGGAACTCGGCGCGGACGTCGACCTGTACGGCCACCTCGACCACGAGGTGTTCGGCGTGCTCGACGCCGACACCGCGTCGATGGGCGCGCCCGCGTCCGTGAACGTCTACGAGTTCGAGGACTCGGCGGTCATGTTTACGACGGAGTCGGCGGACATCCGGTCGTGGACGTACGACGACCTCGCGGCGGCGGGCGGCGACGCGGCCCTGGACGCGGACGCGGTCGTGTGGACGAACTGGGCGTCGTTCCCGAACGCCACGGACGCGCTCTTGCGCGCCGCCGACCGCCCCGGCGATGGCGGCGTGTTCGTCCTCGACCCGGGCGGTGTCACGGCGCGAACGGCGGCGGAGCGCGCGGCGTTCGTGGACGCGCTGGGCGCGCTCGCGGACCGCTACAGCGTGGTGGTGAGCGCGAACGCCGAGGAGCTCGGGTCGATAGCGTCGACGGTCGGCGTCGAGGGGAGCGTCGTCGAGCAGGTCCGAGAACTCCGCGACCTCGCGGGAATCACCGGCGTCGTGATGCACGGGGAGCGCCGCGCGGTCGCGGGAACACGTGGCGGCGTCGTGAACGTGCCGAACTTCGAGTTGGCCGGCGTCTCCCGGTTCACTGGGGGCGGCGACCGCTTCTCGGGGGCACTCGGGTTCGCGCGGGCCTGCGGGTGGGCGTGGGAGCCGTCGCTATGGCTCGCGAACGCGTGTGCGTCCTACTACATCGGGACGGGACTGACCGGTGACCGCACCGCAATCGGGACGTACAGCGCGGAGACGACCGCGCTGGCGGGGGAGAGCCGCAACGATTAACAATCAGTCAGCCGACAAAACGAGCGATGAGCGGTGACCCGAAGAACTCCGGCGAAGGCCCGAACGCTGGCGGCGTCCGCGACGGGACGACGCTCGTTCTCGGCGACGGCAGTCACGACGCCGCCTGCCGCCGGCTCGCCGACGAGTGCGCCGGCGACGCGTACCGCGTCCGCGCGACCACCGACGCGGCCGACGGGCGCTGCTGCGCGGGCGTCGACGACCTCTACGACACGGGGGCGTACGACGCCATCGCGCTCCCGGAGGCCGGCGTCGTGGTGTCTGATACGATTGCGAACCTCGACGCGCCGGCGGGTCGACTCGTCGTCTGCGTCGACGGGCTACCGCGGCCGACCGGCGACGACGAGCGCCGGACACTCCTCCAGTTCCTCCACGCCGTCACGCACCGCGTCGGCGCCGCGAACGGTCGGTGTCACGTCCACCTCGGAGTGGACGCCGACGACGACCTCGCGGCGGTCGTGGAACCGCTGTTCGAGACGGTCGTAGACGCCGACAGCGACTGACGGTCAGTCGTCGGCCGCGAGGTCGTCGCCGCGGCCGTCCTCGAACTCCGCGCTCTCGGGCACGTCGGCCGTGTCGTGGACGCCGACCGGCGGGAGGTTCACGTCGGCAGCGGGCGACTCCGCGAGGTCGATGTCGCCGTCGATGCCCGCCATCTCGCCGTCGGCGTCGCGCGCGTCTTGGTCGATGCGCATCGAGCAGAACTCGACGCCGCACATCGAGCAGAAGCGCGCGTCCTCGTAGTTGTCGCCGGGCAGCGTCTGGT
It encodes:
- a CDS encoding DUF6663 family protein, giving the protein MESTTESTFRVLGAAPEHADDLLLLDRADYEPVRVAADGYDDLADAVDALRPGYLVDATLTWSDGDARFAALDVRKRTLFTYADAVTGLFEAALETMEQARQEGDGVQGRPTFSADGEPNGAVYAFAQQPGERDVFEEIRTGALPLEPLVDRLDEDADDEHEVFVFRPLEHDFVIVYLVAHKDSVLADTVRDTYDCPRPSEA
- a CDS encoding helix-turn-helix domain-containing protein, whose amino-acid sequence is MSGSDTPLDGAPLDPDGSLDDSLPPAEAFALLGNETRITILQELWLAPDQPVAFSDLRKRVGMSDSAQFNYHLSKLTDHFVRQVEGGYEFQYAGEKVVRAILAGTFTERVELEFPVTGECFDCGGSLEAAYADERLTVRCADCESVYGRYAFPPGGLRDRSTTEIEAAFDQRVRHLHCLAADGVCPECGGRVDTDIVPDEEGVLGLDVSVDHTCGQCQHTISSPVGLSLLDNSSVVAFHADHGVELDTRKHWTLPWCVTDASTTYEADPTRVSVTIALDDEAMDVTLDGDLRVVDIERRCADSSDDAGRVSAD
- a CDS encoding metal-dependent hydrolase, yielding MYRSGHYGVALLAYAPVLYVLGSLGRVVAAAAGLALVLALTPLPDADHDVPLISHRGVTHTLLFAGVVGVVVGGAAWVLTGPTGLGIASERAVELTVGAGAAAALAILAHLLADALTPMGVAALWPVSGKRYSLGLTPADSTVWNVGLFALGVFATAAAVVLATPLA
- a CDS encoding cold-shock protein yields the protein MAEGKVDFFNDTGGYGFISTDSDDVDDDEDVFFHMEDVGGPDLEEGQEVEFDIESSPKGPRATNLVRN
- a CDS encoding Xaa-Pro peptidase family protein, with the translated sequence MSAFEARTRRCQQRLRERDASGAVLFPSPNCYYLAGFREEPGERHLFLFVPADGDPAFVAPELYDEQLREATWVADVRTWADGEDPTELVAETASDLGMTDGELLVDPTMWARFTQDLRAALPDATWGLADDVLAPLRVRKDDAELDALGRAADAADAAIQDVRNLGADAVGMTERDLAAFVEDRLAAHGGDGTSFETIVGSGPNGAKPHHHRSEREIRRGDPVVLDFGTRVDGYPSDQTRTVVFAGDPPEEFERVHDVVREAQQAAVDAVEPGVPAEDVDAAAREVIENAGYGDQFVHRTGHGVGLDVHEEPYIVDGNDRPLEAGMVFSVEPGVYLDGEFGVRIEDLVAVTDDGCRRLNDTPRGWRP
- a CDS encoding MATE family efflux transporter → MVPNPFSRLLREIGLALARLGLVSEERALRTSELAWPRIVTGVARMSKSAADVAMVGVALGSSAIAGVGFAGPFWGAAFSLGGGLAAGTIALVSQRFSAEAYDELGQAIRSSALLVFATTLPVAALFYLFPVELIDLLTDDPVAVAYGADYLRVLAFGVPFAGLNLVGSRALIGADDSWTAMVLRAGGAVVNIGLNAVFIFALGWGVAGAALGTVVSNVVIVAAFVVGITRGRLPLVGAFPVTVSPFGGYWDRETCRDVVSIGLPVVGRNSVWTGARFPLLAFVGMLGSEVVAAYVVTRRIWGIMNAPGWGFGLAASSLVGQELGHGDESTAEAYGREIVLFSVATYALFAALVAVFARDIVVLFVEDPSSASVHIAVGMVYAAALAIIPQGVTAAVAGALDATGDTRWPFYSKALGMFGLAIPLVYLGATTSLGLWGIYLAFFAETLTPAFINYYRFATGKWKAISRGYRPEAATDD
- a CDS encoding YbhB/YbcL family Raf kinase inhibitor-like protein translates to MSLSVSSPAFDDGARIPEKYGHDAANVNPPLSVAGVPDDAESLALVVDDPDAREPAGKVWDHWTVWNVPPSVDEIPENWDASADGATEGTNDFDERGYGGPAPPDREHTYQFKLYALDTELDLPESAGREDVEAAVEGHVLDDALLEGTYAP
- a CDS encoding phosphoglycolate phosphatase; this translates as MVAPLAVDIDGTLSRPDRSIDSRVLDVLREWDAPVVIATGKALPYPVALCQFVGVAERVIAENGGVAYVDDELFYFGDRDAAADVREAFADAGFDLGWGESDLVNRWRETELAVNRERPLDVLTDLADEHGLSVVDTGFAYHVKATEPSKGDALNVVAEELGYEPGDFAAVGDSANDVELFEAAGESYAVANADDAARSAAGVVLDESYADGFLAATRRIRGE
- a CDS encoding carbohydrate kinase family protein produces the protein MDLAARLADAPSPTMTLLPDGSVDRRYGVLDRENAPASREAFVEQLSGGQRSFVTEHRGVEPGGQAVNAAIQARELGADVDLYGHLDHEVFGVLDADTASMGAPASVNVYEFEDSAVMFTTESADIRSWTYDDLAAAGGDAALDADAVVWTNWASFPNATDALLRAADRPGDGGVFVLDPGGVTARTAAERAAFVDALGALADRYSVVVSANAEELGSIASTVGVEGSVVEQVRELRDLAGITGVVMHGERRAVAGTRGGVVNVPNFELAGVSRFTGGGDRFSGALGFARACGWAWEPSLWLANACASYYIGTGLTGDRTAIGTYSAETTALAGESRND